In Mycobacterium sp. JS623, one genomic interval encodes:
- a CDS encoding aldo/keto reductase — translation MKITTLGRSGLEVSRIAFGTWQLGGDWGQFDEDAAIAAIRRARDLGVNFFDTAQAYGFGASEAILGKALRDDLRRERDELMIATKGGLRQTDSDLVRDTSPEWLRRGVDASLTALGIDHIDLYQVHWPDPTVPAAETAGALGDLITEGKIGHVGVSNYNTAQMAEFSATLPVETLQPPYHLFRREIEDEVLPYCVENNIGVLVYGPLAHGLLTGTMSVHTDFEDGDWRGTSNVFRGGTYRRNLATVRALEKFAANRGITVSQLAIAWTLANPAVHVAIVGARQVGHIEDSLRAADISLTDSDLDEIETIMDEATPVAGPSPEGMP, via the coding sequence ATGAAGATCACCACGTTGGGCCGTAGCGGTCTGGAAGTCTCGCGCATCGCCTTTGGCACATGGCAACTCGGCGGCGACTGGGGTCAGTTCGACGAGGACGCAGCCATCGCTGCGATCCGCCGAGCCCGCGACCTGGGCGTGAACTTCTTCGACACCGCGCAGGCCTACGGCTTCGGCGCGTCCGAGGCCATCCTCGGCAAGGCGTTGCGTGACGATCTCCGCCGCGAGCGCGACGAGCTCATGATCGCCACCAAAGGCGGTCTGCGCCAAACTGATTCCGACCTCGTCCGCGACACAAGCCCGGAGTGGCTACGCAGAGGGGTGGATGCCAGCCTGACCGCGTTGGGTATCGACCACATCGACCTGTACCAGGTGCACTGGCCCGATCCCACCGTGCCGGCCGCCGAGACGGCGGGCGCCCTGGGTGACCTGATCACCGAAGGAAAGATTGGCCATGTCGGCGTGTCCAATTACAACACCGCGCAGATGGCCGAATTCTCAGCCACATTGCCGGTCGAGACGTTGCAGCCGCCCTATCACCTCTTCCGCCGTGAGATCGAGGACGAGGTCCTGCCGTACTGTGTCGAGAACAATATTGGCGTGCTGGTGTACGGGCCGTTGGCACACGGCCTGCTGACCGGAACGATGAGCGTGCACACCGATTTCGAGGACGGCGACTGGCGCGGAACGAGCAACGTCTTCAGGGGCGGCACGTACCGTCGCAACCTCGCCACGGTGCGTGCGTTGGAGAAGTTCGCAGCCAACCGCGGCATTACCGTCAGCCAGTTGGCCATCGCGTGGACGCTGGCGAACCCGGCCGTGCACGTCGCGATCGTCGGTGCTCGGCAGGTCGGCCATATCGAAGACAGTCTCCGTGCCGCCGACATCTCGCTCACCGACTCAGATCTCGATGAGATCGAAACGATCATGGACGAGGCCACACCGGTTGCCGGACCGTCCCCAGAGGGCATGCCGTGA
- a CDS encoding response regulator, with product MRCLIVDDSADFVDAARGLLECEGITVIGVASTSADALALFDELRPDVTLVDIDLGDESGFEVAEQLHRLGGSSPSPVILISTHAEQDFMELIETSPAVGFLSKSAMTCGAINDLVGESARLEEGDHR from the coding sequence ATGCGCTGTCTAATCGTCGACGACAGCGCGGATTTCGTCGACGCCGCGCGCGGATTGCTGGAATGCGAGGGCATCACGGTCATCGGGGTGGCGTCGACTAGCGCTGACGCGCTCGCGCTTTTCGACGAACTGCGGCCCGACGTGACGCTGGTCGACATCGATCTCGGCGACGAGAGCGGCTTCGAAGTTGCCGAGCAACTCCACAGGCTAGGTGGGTCGTCACCATCACCGGTGATTCTGATCTCCACCCACGCCGAGCAGGACTTCATGGAACTGATCGAAACCAGCCCGGCCGTGGGCTTCCTGTCCAAGTCCGCGATGACGTGCGGCGCCATCAACGATCTCGTCGGCGAGTCAGCGCGACTCGAGGAAGGCGATCACCGCTAG
- a CDS encoding response regulator, translated as MVTRVRVVVADDDLLLREGLASLLDRSGFEVSGQAGDGVQLLAAVRETKPDLVVADIRMPPTHTTEGLDAAREIRDEFPEIAIMVLSAHVDVEHAMELLASGRSIGYLLKNRVTDVADFVDTLERIANGASVVDPALVSELVSARRRDDPLAALSAREREVLALMAEGRSNAGIAHRLWVTEGTVEKHVRSILTKLDLAETGDDHRRVLAVIAFLESR; from the coding sequence GTGGTGACTCGAGTGCGCGTGGTAGTGGCCGACGACGATTTGTTGCTTCGGGAGGGCTTGGCCAGCCTGCTGGATCGCTCGGGATTCGAGGTGAGTGGGCAAGCCGGCGACGGTGTGCAGTTGCTCGCGGCGGTCCGCGAGACCAAGCCCGACTTGGTGGTGGCCGATATCCGAATGCCGCCCACCCACACCACCGAAGGGCTCGATGCGGCACGGGAGATTCGCGACGAGTTTCCTGAAATCGCCATCATGGTGCTGTCGGCTCACGTGGATGTCGAGCATGCGATGGAACTGTTGGCCAGCGGGCGCAGCATCGGTTACTTGCTCAAGAATCGGGTTACGGACGTAGCGGATTTCGTGGACACGCTCGAGCGCATCGCCAACGGGGCTTCGGTAGTCGATCCTGCGTTGGTGTCGGAGTTGGTCTCGGCACGGCGGCGCGACGATCCACTGGCTGCACTGAGCGCGCGCGAGCGTGAGGTGTTGGCATTGATGGCCGAAGGGCGTTCCAATGCCGGTATCGCCCATCGGCTTTGGGTGACCGAAGGCACCGTGGAAAAGCATGTGCGCAGCATCTTGACCAAGCTGGACCTTGCGGAGACCGGCGACGATCACCGCCGGGTGCTAGCGGTGATCGCCTTCCTCGAGTCGCGCTGA